CTCGCTTACCAGCTCAGTTTAGCAGCCCAGAGCCTCCAAATACCTATTGATTTAACTATGCCAAGGTCAGCCCtcattcccattccccaTTCCCCAGATTGTCCACCTGAAAAGCAGAGACTGACACGTGCGGCGGGCGAAAAACAGCGCGACAGACCAAACGTTGGAGAACcagaatgaggaagagttgaatTCTCTGCATAGTAAAATCAAATCTCTTCGGTCGGTACGTTAGTGTCTGCACCTCATGGCGTGCAGTGAGCGCAGGGGAGTCGAAAAGGGAATAATTGACTGACGGTTTCGGATTGTGTCGAATGTAGGTGACGATTGATATCCTGGACGATGCGAATCGCCAAAATGatcaagtgagtttttAAACGTTGTACGCATTGCCGGGGTTGCTGACTTGTTATATGTCTAGCTCGACAGAACTGTATGTcgtttctcctcttctttgttaGTGGACAAGGATCTAACgtcttctcttcactcGTACCCCAAATAAACAGACCAAcacattctcctctttcgcctcgtctcttttctccacctcGCGCCACCACTCCCGCTCCATCGCTGCGAACTCTGCTTTACGGCAATACCGTATGATCGCGTATATTGTGATGGGTGTAGTCGTGCTTTGGCTGGTGTTGAAAGTTTGGAGGAGTGGCGCAGGACCAACGGCGCCGGCGGCGACACCGCTCGAGGGGGAGTATTAGGATCATGGTCACGACAGAGAGCAGTATTGtcttttttggttttttaTTTGTTTGTATACACTGTAATGCATAGTCGATATTACCGCACAGAAGAGTATATCCAGTCAGTTTATAGGACATGGTGATGTTGTCCAGTCGACGCTGAAAAAGCGACGTCGATGCGGGACCACGTCAACAGCGGTTTTCGTGTGCAAAATGCCAAGGATGACATTGTGCTTTTAAACAGAAACTCTTACTCGCACATACATGCAATCCATGTACTATACATCCTCCAGATAGCACAACGATGGTGCGCCCGGTGTCGAGTCTTGTCAGTCTTGCAGTAAGTGACATTTCACCTCGGGTAGAAGTTTGTCACCAGGGTCCCATCTCAGGTTTTCCAGCGGGGCAACGGCATCGTGGAGTGGAGGATGTCCACCAGGGATCCTGGGAGTGTGTATTCGGTGTTGGATGCAGAGTGGAAACGCTGACAAGCCGTGGGCTGTCCTCCAACAGGACGCTCTGCATATCAAAAGAAACAGATCTTCTGCAAGTCTCACAGCGCCCAGTGAAGTAACCCTCGTTCGGCCCCCACAGTCGTCTCTCAATCTCCACCACACAGGTATGTCCATATCTCGAGACATTGTCTCGTAATTGGCCAGGCGATAACAACAAGTACAAAGCGAACACGCACCCAAAAGACATTGACGAACATCTCCCCACCCAAGtcctcatccacatcctcacCTTTTGCTCCCCCGCTACCCTCTCCCGCTGCCTGAGCGTCTCTCGTCtattcttccacctcgcAGGCGATCTCCTCTACAGCCACATCTCTCTCACTCCCAAGGACTTTTCCCGAGTGTTTCGTGGTTCGGCCGTCGTGCATGAAGCTCTCACCGGTAAAGTTGCTGTCGGCAGGAAGAAGTTCAAAGACAGGCTGTTGAAACATACTCGACAAGTGACGCTCTATTCACatggcgatgatgaagatgaagaccaAGTACTCAATTGCAACGCATGCCCGCCTACACCGCTCAGCATTGTCATGCCCAGGTTGGACACTTTGAGGGTGGTACTAGCCGATGCTTTCGATTACCACATGACGTTTTGCCCGAGGTACCCACATCATTGTCCGCTCCTGAAGGAGTTGAATATCGAAAAGCTGGTGATTCTGGGGGCGAGGACGCCGTTGGTGGTATTGCCGCTTGCTTTCCCCAACAAGACGACGTCGCAGCAGACTACGCCGGCTGGTTTGGAAAGGGTACCGTCCTATCTTTCTGTAGATACCCTTGAAGGCGCACCTTCCGTCATTTCTTCTATCAGTACTACCCCATCTTCTCACGGGCATCACTCTACATTTTCTTCATTCATACCACACCGAAACCACTCTCGCAACTCTAGCCTCAACGTCTCTCTTGCCTCAGCATCTAACCAAACCAATCAAGGCGGAAGAACGCCACCCCGAGCACAATCCCCAGGCAACGTCCATCACTCTCcccgccttcctcctctgcgCGAGCTTACCATCGTCATGCCCACCGGTTTGTCCTATGACGCGAAAGACTATCAGCCCCATTCACACTGTTTCCGACACAAACGGACGTTGGCGAGTATTGAGAGGGTCTCCATCGTGTTTTacaccccttcccctcctttgTCGGGGACGGGAAAAAAGTCACGGGGAAAGGGACAGACACAGCAGATACAGACACAAAGACCATGGCAAACGGCATTCTACCAAGGCGGAAACTACAATTCCATGACGAGCTACATCTCCCTCGCAGATGATATCGCCGAGACCGTCCTGTCCCTCCCGTCGATCACCGAAATCTTTATCATCGGCTGTGAAACTCTTGATGGGGATCTGTTCAATATGGGGATGAACGCGATGCAAGGGGGGAAAAATAAAGTGGGGAGGCTaatgagagagaagatttgTGGGAGGGTAGAAGCTAGATGGTGGGCGAACAGAGAGAAAGGGGATGTGGGCaaggtggtggagaaaaTGAGGTTTTTAGAGCTGGAAGAGTGgttggaaggggatgggagggaggacgttgatggatgggatCTGGATAAATGGGCAGAGGATGATTGAGTAGACCTTTTAATCAACAAGCATAGATTtatagaaaaaaaaggttgTAGAAAAGATGACACTGTGTTCATACATGCAAAAAATAGAGACAATTCCAAAGCCAAAAATTACGttgaaaaaaagaatgtTTGTTTACTTTGTCTTCTCCGACTCTTGCACCTCATTCtgcttctccaactctcccTTATACCAAGTCGTCCAAGtcttcattccttcttccatccccaccaccgGCGAATAACCCAACAgccttcttgccttttcgATATCATAAAACCTCTGCTGCGTAGCCTGGCTGACTCTGAACCTCGTGAAACCGGGCTCCTTGCCGGAAAGCTTACTAAAGAATTCGGcaagagaagcaagaatCAAACCGATCATGGTGGAGAGCACGATGGTGTAGGGCGGGACGTGACCCAACTGACGCCAGATGGTCCGGGCGAAATCCCAAAAGTAAATGGGTTCACCGTTCGTGATGAAATAAGCCTGCCCAGCGATTGGGatcccctccccttcctcaccttcttccttttgcGCCTCTGCGCTAAATTGGTCCATCTTTGTCCTCAACACTGGCCTCAAATCCGTCTCATCTACCCAACCACTTTCAAAACGTTTTGCAGCTAATGAATCAGCCTGCGTAGGATGCTCGTTCGGCCCAAGGGGTCGAGCTGCCGAGGTAGGGATACGATAAGTACCAAGCGTGTTATTGATAGCAGGCAGAGGTTCACGAAGCGCGTGGTAAGGGTAGGCGGACCCGAGTTTGTCTGCTGCCAGGAGGTGGGCGTGGGCAATGTTGCCGACGTAGGTGAAGTCGCCCAAGTTGGTGTTGTCGCCAATCTGCCATTTGGTCTGACCGTTTTTCACGACACTGTAGAATCCAGAGATCATCTGTCTGTCACCAGGGCCGAAAATCCCCGCTGGGCGGATCGCACAAGTCAACAACTTGGCTCCACCTTCACCTCCCTTTTCTTGCTCGTTAGCCTCCAAGACCATCTTCTCAGCAGCGACCTTTGTCTCGTTGTACGCATCCAACGCGACAGCGGGATAATCCAACCTTTCGTCGGCATTGCAGATATCCTCCTTGCCAGAGTAGATCACGCCGCCAGATGACGTGTAGACGAGCTTGGAAAcggtggaggaaggggagaggatggcgtCAAGGAGGGTACGGGTACCCGTGACATTGACTTTTTCGTACAATGCACGGCCCATACCGTGGGTTGGGGAAGCGGTATGGATGACTACTGTTGCTTGAGACTAGATTCAATGGCAAATCGGATATTAGTACACATacagaagtggaaagaagtgatgagtggagaaggggacAACGTACCTTGACGAGCGCGTTCTCGACGTCTTGGGGATTTGACAAATCTCCAATGTAAAAGTTGACATTTCTACCCATCCCATCAACATCGTACCTTATTTAATACTCTGATAGATGGGAAACAACTCACGAGTCAAAATGTCTCTGGACAATGTCAAACACTGAGACCTGCGTCTCTCCCCTAGCCAAGAGTTGCTCGACGATATGTCTGCCTAGAAAGCCGCATCCACCAACAACGAGGTACGATTCAAACGTGGGCGGCGAGTTGGACATGTTTTCTAGTGCTGGGGAAGAAAtatggaagaaaagttgagatgaaaagagtgAATCCAAgccatttcctttccttcgaTGGGCGCTGGGCACGCGAGGTGCATGTTATGGCACGACAGGGAAGTTACGTAACCCTATGTAGCGCTGGCAGTTATGTAACACAATCAGTGCATGTTTTTTTGCCCCTTGACTAACGATACCGACGTTTCTCCCGACTCTTTCACCTACCTACATATCAGCAACTTCCTTATCTTCTTTATTCCTTAGATAAAAAACAAATCTGGAAAGCACTCATATCGAATATATAATTTCATTTGAAAGTTTTCGATAGTATCTTCATTAGTATAACGGTTAGTATAACCGCTTCTCAGTGATTGGATTTATCCAGTTCTGTTCGCGGTAGACCAGGGTTCAACTCCCTGATGGAGAATTACTTCTTATACTTTTTCCAGGTCTCAGATATCTCTTTCGGTCAAGGAACTGGAGATTGTAAATGCGAAGATCTCGTCGtgaagaagcgaagaaCTTTGTCTCAAGATCGTTGAAATGGAGTTTCCCACAGTGTCAGACGCGACCTTCTATGTTTTGTGAatctgctgctgttgcgcccttctcttcgaggtggaggtcgCATCTGAAAACCGTGGGAAATTCGCATTTCAGCCAATCTTTTCCGAACTCCGAAGTAATTTTTGCTGCTTCTCTGCTTCGCCCTCATAAAGCTCTGTTGCTGCGCTTGCTTTTCAAGTTAAGCTAGGGTCAATAAAAAGTTCCAAAAAAGTAATTCTCCATCAGGGAGTTGAACCCTGGTCTACCGCGAACGGAACTGGATAAAATCCAATCACTGAGAAGCGGTTATACTAACCGTTATACTAATGAAGATATTATTGAAATATATGTTGTTTGAAACATTATCAAAGTGTCACGAGGACTGATGACATATATTGATACTTTACTATGGTTTTCTCAGTATAGAAGCACTGCTATTGTTACCAAAGGCATGTGCCTGTAACCATCCTGAAGTTATAAAACACCGCGTCCATAAACCAGCATACAATAGCAGGGAAAAGTCTTGCATATTTACCGACATTTCGCCACCACACCTTGGAAAAGTCTCCAAATCGTATCAAtatcatctcatctctAATCTAACCAAAGtaaggaaaaaaaggaactACACAGCACCGATACCAGGAAcagaggcagcagcagggCCGGGCTCAGACGTCTCCCTGGCCTTTGGTCGGGGGTCGATCTTTCTAGTGGGGTCTTGGAAGTATTGGAGGACTTCGTCGGTGACGGCGGCTCGGTTCTATAGAGAAAATGAATTTAGCCTTGGTGCGGAAGGGATAGCTCCCAgtaaggaaggaaaagcaagaagtggaggaaaggacAAACCTTTTGGAACTCGGCGACAACCTCCTGAAGCTTCTCAATACAagcctccttcatctctctaGTACTCAAAGTACCCTTCCTATACTCACTCGccaacctctccatcttggcatcatcctcctcaaagaAACTCAAGTATTGATACGCGATATCCACATCAGGGTTACCGCCATACTTTTCGTGGTCTTCCTTTGTCGCACCACCGCCGGAGAAGGCGTGGGACTTGATTTTCTTGGCGATCTTTTTCGCGTCATCGGTCATGAAGATGGCGGTATTCTCCTTGGAGGCGGACATCTTGGTACCGGCACCTTGGAGGGCGGGCAGGAATTTAGCATGAAGGAGAGCGGGTTTCTTGTAGCCCAATCGGTCGGCAGAGTCTcgggtgaggaggaactTAATGAATGTTCAGCTTAGTTTGTAtataaaaaaagaaagagtaaCTCACGTAAGGGTCCTGGTCGATGGCACAAGGGATCAAAGCGGGGATGTCATCGCGAGTACCAAAGATTTGAGGGAAAGAGttgcagaaggaaggggtAGCTTGAACGGCGGCAAAGTGGAACATGCCGACGTTATCAGAGTCGCTGAAGCCGAAAATGTTTCTGCTTTGGCTGAGGGTGATAgtcttggagatgaggttgaCGTTCTCGTAGAAGACACCGCTGTAGTATGATTAGTACGGGTTTTTCTGCAGGGATGAAAAGTTGTGACATACCTGACAGTGTTCAAGTCGGAGAAGATATAGGTTTTCTCGGGGATAACACCACAAGCAATTATATCCTTGATGTTATCTTGGCCCATCTTCTTGTAGTATCGGAGGAGATCAAGAGGTTTCTTagccttgatcttcttcatgagCTCCTGCTGTTTCTTGGCGTCTCGTTCAAGGAGGTATTTTTCGTCGTCAGTGATCTGGATGACGAGAGGAACGTTGAAGACTCGTTGCAGGTAACTGACTCCTTCGTTAGTCATGCACCacaagatgaagatgatgagactTACGCAGTGAACATGAAGGGGACAAGGTGACCCATGTGCATGGAGTCGCTACTGGGTCCTCGACCAGTGTAAAGGTAGAAGGGTTGTCCCTTTTCGTATCGGTCGAGGATCAAGTTGAAGTCCCTGCCATAATAATGAGACATTGCATCGGATTTGAGAACGAGATTGAACTGACCGATGAGAGTAAAAGGTACCTCGCCTcaagagaggatgaggtttCTGACCAGTGAGTCTCTCGAATCGCTCAAGCAATTCTTGAGAGATAAGGGTGGCACCAAATCGTTTTGTAACCTTCTCGTAGTCACTGGAAAAATATTAGCGACGAGTAAAAATGCCATTAAAAAAACGCTTACATGGCAAGCTCCCTTCCCGAAGCATCAACACCACCCTCAACATCGAAAGGAGTAATTTTCTGCTCTTTGACTGGCGCGGGAGCACTAAACTCCTCAGCCTCAGGGATAGTAGGTGTTCTGGGAAGAGCGGCCTCGCTGAGAGCAGATCAGTATGACTTTATCCTCCCcatcaaggaaaaaaatGGCTTACGCCCTGCTGGTATGTCTGGAGTGAGTCATCCTCTTGGGCTCCTTGACAGCCTCAGGCACCTCATCCGCAAGCTTGACTTTTTCCCAATCATCAGCACTGACACCCTGCTTACCACCATTTTCCTCTCTGGAAGCAGAGCTTCCACCTTCGTCGGGACCAAAGATTCTTTCAGGCTGAGGCAACTTCATCTTGGCGAGTCTTTCAGAAAGTTGTTCAGACATGGATTCGGAACGAGCCTTGTGTCTGGCTTGGACGATAGCCTCAGGCTCTGGGCCGGAGATATCCCCGGTGTCGGTGGTCGCGTcggaaaagggagaaagagcagATTCGGGATTGGCAGAAGACTGCAGGTTGGCGAGGGAAAGTTTGAGGCCTGTAGGAGCAGGGAGGTCGAGCATGGAGAGTTGCTGTGCGATAGCGCCTGGAGTCATTGCGCCTGACTTGGAAGGCTGGTCTGGGGTCTGCATTTTGGGTTTCTGTTTCTTTGTGGCGTAAGTGCGGCGAGTAaggttgaaagagaaagataaGGCCTTGTGGAGGCGATGGGGTGGGGGCATGCAGTGGGtgcggaagatgaagatctGGCTTGGGAATTGTCACAGCCGCGCATAAGCCCGCCCACATCGTCGAGCTGCTTACTCGAgtatggtggtggtgggtggGGGGCAGAAGGTATGACAAAAGTCGTGACGTGGCATTTCTGGCGACGAACGAGTCttctactactactactactatcttcttcttgattcGCAAACCATGCGAAGGCAAACTATTGTTGCAGTGACTAGCCCATCACAGGCTACGATTGGGCGGCTAACTGCTATCCTGCAatgttcttctcctgtgCAGGACCAATCAAATTCAAGATATCAAAAAATTCAAAAAGTCAAGGCTCGACGGGATTTGAACCCGCGACCGCTAGATAAACTCCAGTTCACGACCTCGAAGTCTAGAATGCTACCACTGCAACACAAGCCCTTGACATTGATTATGGAATGTTCGCCTCATAGTTCTCGAGACACTAGTTATTAATCTTAAATATGTTCTGAACGCGTCGCGTCGCGTCGATTTCCACAAATCAATCTCCGTCTTTCATTTCATCTTTCGTCCATCTTCGCGTCTCCTCCATTCTTATAAGTCAACCCTCCCAACAACCATTGACACAAGGATGGCCGGTCTCCAAgacctcttcaactcccCAccccgtcctcctcctcctcgctccatccattccctctctccttccacccCGGCACGAGCGACGCGTCCAAACCAAAacccactcttcttctctcccgGCCAGTCACCAGGCTTTGAACCGGCGGGCAGGGGAACGTCAGGATTTGACGACAGTACTCGGGATGTTCCTGCTTTTGGACgatccccatctcctccaacGGGACCACAGGTGATAAGAGTGGAAGAACAAAGGGAGCAAGATGCTACGAATGGGATTGTCCGTATTCGACAAGCGGTCAATGTTCTCCCCGATGGCGACTCTGCCCTTCGCGGGGGTGGATCCGGGACATTTACCGCGGGTACAGCAGAAACAGcaggaggtggaagggcAGGAGGATGGAATAATGGGGTGTTTGTGAATAACAGTGTTATCCGCGATCCATTAGCCGGTTTaggagcagatgatgatgaggatggtgagCTAGGGGATGGcattgaaaagaagagagtcaTTGCAAAAGTCGATGCTGATCGGTAAGTTTGTTcattcatctctccttttccccaaTCGCCTAACTGACTCtacttctctccctcttctcttctccacccggcttttctttccctctcatcccttATCCCTTCTCTTACCTTCCCTTGACTCTAACCAGTCTCCTCAGCGAAAAGGGTATCCCAGCCCTCTGTCGCGCCGCCAAAAAGTTCAAACCACGAGGTAAAGGCCATGAAGCCGATGATCTCCGCCGGGTACTGAACATGTACCAAATGTGGGCGCATGGTATGTTTCCAAAAGGTGATTTTGCGTATACGATGCATCGGACAGAAACTGTTTGTAGGTCTAGGCGGATGGAGGTGAGTTGTTCTTTctatttttcttctctctccaccttctccatccattGTTGAAGCGCTTGAGCTAATTGTATACTATCTACGCCCGCATAGTCGGCATTATCAGGCTTTAGAGACGCATTCAAACCACGTCCACCTACACCACCTCGGGAATTTTCGAATCCTCCTCGGGCTTCACGCTCTCGTTCTCGTTCTCCTTCCCGTGCCCGGTCTCGCTCTGATTCACCCTCTCGGGCACGTTCCACCACTCCCAATTCCAACTCCAACTCTTTCCGCGTCCCAACAtacaccaccaccgccatgACCACCGCCCAGCGCCACGTGATGGAACAACTGCTGAAGCCCGCCGACCCTCGTAATGAGCTTAACGATGGTCTCGATATGTATGACCTCATggcgatggaggaggagatggctATGGAGGCGGAGATGGCTATGGAGGCtgaggctgctgctgaggtTGAGCGAGCGATGGCGGACGCGGAGGCTGGTACAAGGACAGGGGCAGGAGTAGGGACTagaaaaggggaagaagacgagttTGAAGGGTTGTATGATTAGTCTCGGGGCGTTACCAGGTTTGTGGTATCAGGAGCCTAATATGTATACTTATCGCCAACCAAACCAAGTCAAACCAGACCGATTGCCACCACACCTCGGCTCCCTCGACAACACCTTGGGGATTGTCCACTTGGCCTTTTCCACAAATGTATGCAGCCATGCCGGATGCATATGATTAGCCAAGACTAGAACCGAAACATACACAAGGGCGCATATTCGTACTAAAGCTTAGGAAAAGACCATACAAAAAGACGATCATACGACATAAACATAGCTTATTAAGATGTATATGGACATGAGACATATGATAAAAGTATTGttacaaaaaagaaacaatCTAACCAAGATGGATATGGTAGAGACGCAAACAAAAGGGGGGTTTGGGGGGGTGTAGTGATACGAtgcggaagatggagagagaaagagaccGTAAGAAAGCCGTATCGTGTGGGGTGTTGGAGGGTTGATCATTTCGCTTGTTACTTTGCACCTCTGGTGGTCGTGGTTTGCGGGTTGGTGGGTCATTAGGGGTTATGGGAGCAAGATAAAAAGGGCCAATTGTCTTTTGCCCGTCTGCGAGAACTTCTTTGCTGTATAGCACGACTACCACGAACTGGCCGCTGAATAGACCCAATCAGGGCGGCGGCGGGTCAACCAGAAAATCTCTTCAGAGACGTATCAGCAACCTATTCAATAGCAAAAAAAATGTCTGCCCAATGACTTACACCAATCCtaatcttcatccatatccatcgtctcctcttccctatCTGATTTCTCACTCTCCGTGTCATGATCACTTTCGTCTTCCAGTCTTACACTCAAACTACTTCGTAACCTACTTGGCTTTCTCTGTCCCCCTGCTCCGCCGGCTCCTACCCCGTTAAACCCGACGCCCCCGACACCCCTATTCAACCCCCTTCCCAACCCCAACCGCAAAACGTTTCCCAACTCTGTGCCCAAATCTTCCACGTCTCGCCAAAACGCATGAGCTCGAGCACGGGCGGCACGAGATTTTGTCGCTTGGAGTTGGGCGGCAGTGGGGATGAGGTCGATCTCTATTTGGTCGGGTGGGAGGGTAAGTTGGTATgggtgagggtgagagAGTGAGGGGacgggaagagggagggaggaagaagaagacgtaAATGTAGAAGTGATGGGTGCCGTGgccaaaggagaaggaatgtAATTATTCCCTTGTCCTGACCTCGCTGTTGATCGAGGTGTACTTGGtccccctcctcccgcTGGGACCCAGccttccatccccttctcgCTTATGCTACAATTCCCAATCACAATGTCTTGGTCGACAAGCACGCCGGTCAAGGAAGACTGGGAGGACGTTGAGCAAGATCGTTGACGAACTCGTTTGGGAGTTGGCTCAGCCACGTATGTATCGGGCGATACGGGTACTGTGGTTGAGGTTGGGAGCGACACTGATCCTTGGGCCGGTATAGAAGGTGATATCGAGGAACCCGAGGAATTCCCGGATACGTACACGGGCGCAGAGGCAGAAGCTGAAGGGGAATATGAATGAGAGTGCGAATGGGACATGACAGGTGATATCGTCCTCGCAAGCGACAACTCTGGTGAAGACAAGGACGAGGTGTTCACGTGCGCAGTCGAACCGGACATGGAAGAGCGATCGACTCTGCGGCCAAATTTGGCTTTGCTCGATCGGGCGCGGACCATAGGTCTAGGAGCAGGGATGATATTGGGTGCTTTGCTACCCACCGCAAGCATGAGGGGTGCGTCCTTTTCAgtttctttctcccttgcTGGTCGACTACCATCCATGGGATCATCTACCAGGCTATCAGTTGATGAGAATTGACCCCACTCTGTGCTCagtgttgttgttggtaATGCCAATGTTGATACCGCATCGTCATCAGCGCGAGCACGTTTTGGTTTACGCGGTACACCCCATCGTTTAAAAGTGAAGTTATTCAgcagaggagggaggacgAGTGGGGTaggtggagagatgggtgTGGATGCATGGGCAGGAGTAGGAGAGGATGTCGGTGAGTCTGTGGGAAGCATGCTTGATAATATACGATGGCCGGCCACCGGGTGATTCGTTTCGATGATTGAGTGCACGGACAAACAATGCTGCTGGCGATTCGGCAGTGACTGCATATATATGTTTATCATCAGCACGAATTGGACatagggaagaggaaaagattgtATAACAAACTTTGGTCCGTTGGTTCTGAAATGAGGATCGGTCACAGTACATACCTTAGTTTTCTTATGAAAGTGCAAAGCGACCGACGTTGATCGAAGTGCTTCTTTGTGCGTTGCCGATCACTGGACTTGCCACTCGGCAATCTTCAGTCTGTTCCTACGCTCTAGCTGCTCTTGGTATGAGCTATGAGAGTGTATGTCAGTAACAAACAGCCTGTAGGTACATACAGCAGTTGGCTTCGGGACGACGAGTGCGAGTGTAGATGGTGTTTTAGAGTCGATCACTAACCACTCACCTGGATGCCGGTTCGAGGTGCCCGCTTGAGCGAGCTGAGGTGTGCGTCGGGGCGGCGGAGCGGATGGGTAAGTGGAAGCTGGCGGAGAGGGTTTAATCTAAAAGGAGAAGCTGTTTATCTATGTGTGAGAATGCAAATAGCCAGACCTGACCGAAAGCCCTCTTCACTATACAGGACCGGCAAACCTTGAAAACAGACGTGCGACAACAAACAAGCCATCGGACCATCCCACCATATTCCCGATCGTTCGGCATcttaattaattaatattatttatttatctACGGCAATCACCGATACAAATGAATAATAACAGTAATTAATAAATAATTGAATCAGATGAGTGACAATTGCATGGCGTTATACAAAAAAGACCATGATGAGATGGCCCAAGAACCTTTTTATATATTTTGTGCGAGGAAAACACTACTACTACTCTACACCACATCTATCATTCCATGCTAGAGGCTTCTCCTTTTTAGAGGTTGACACCTTCGGGTCGGACAATCTTGGACTAGATGCAATTCATCAGAACTAGCCTCATTTTcatgaaaagaaaaaaagtaAGAACTTACGCTGTCGGGGATACCAGGCAAGGGGAAGCTGGTGGCAAACTTCATAAC
Above is a window of Cryptococcus tetragattii IND107 chromosome 1, whole genome shotgun sequence DNA encoding:
- a CDS encoding tryptophan-tRNA ligase; protein product: MPPPHRLHKALSFSFNLTRRTYATKKQKPKMQTPDQPSKSGAMTPGAIAQQLSMLDLPAPTGLKLSLANLQSSANPESALSPFSDATTDTGDISGPEPEAIVQARHKARSESMSEQLSERLAKMKLPQPERIFGPDEGGSSASREENGGKQGVSADDWEKVKLADEVPEAVKEPKRMTHSRHTSRAEAALPRTPTIPEAEEFSAPAPVKEQKITPFDVEGGVDASGRELAIDYEKVTKRFGATLISQELLERFERLTGQKPHPLLRRGTFYSHRDFNLILDRYEKGQPFYLYTGRGPSSDSMHMGHLVPFMFTAYLQRVFNVPLVIQITDDEKYLLERDAKKQQELMKKIKAKKPLDLLRYYKKMGQDNIKDIIACGVIPEKTYIFSDLNTVSGVFYENVNLISKTITLSQSRNIFGFSDSDNVGMFHFAAVQATPSFCNSFPQIFGTRDDIPALIPCAIDQDPYFLLTRDSADRLGYKKPALLHAKFLPALQGAGTKMSASKENTAIFMTDDAKKIAKKIKSHAFSGGGATKEDHEKYGGNPDVDIAYQYLSFFEEDDAKMERLASEYRKGTLSTREMKEACIEKLQEVVAEFQKNRAAVTDEVLQYFQDPTRKIDPRPKARETSEPGPAAASVPGIGAV